A window of Proteus columbae contains these coding sequences:
- a CDS encoding phage gateway protein, producing MKDNDINIAIREQLLKQFRSASINVDVIAGYQPDKKQDNNIIMFFPIKEVGQGWQKRNYNIQGNNANHKEQQLFELTFQVQGFIKQHPNLTAGDLIRMTRMIINSLSFVESMRKEGIGIQRASEIRRAPIINAGNSYEHNPSFDFNVTFSSTLSLDTAATNLLISNLYRI from the coding sequence ATGAAAGATAATGATATTAATATTGCCATTCGTGAACAACTATTAAAACAATTTAGATCAGCAAGTATTAATGTTGATGTTATTGCTGGTTATCAACCAGATAAAAAGCAAGATAATAATATTATTATGTTTTTTCCTATAAAGGAGGTTGGCCAAGGTTGGCAAAAAAGAAATTATAATATTCAAGGTAATAATGCAAACCATAAAGAACAACAACTGTTCGAATTAACATTTCAGGTTCAAGGTTTTATTAAACAACATCCAAATTTAACAGCAGGTGATTTAATTCGAATGACTCGGATGATTATTAATTCGTTGTCTTTTGTCGAATCAATGAGAAAAGAGGGAATAGGGATACAACGTGCGAGCGAAATTAGACGAGCGCCGATAATAAATGCTGGAAATAGCTATGAGCATAATCCTTCATTTGATTTTAATGTCACTTTTTCCAGTACGTTATCTTTAGACACTGCTGCAACAAATTTACTTATTTCTAACTTATATCGTATTTAA
- a CDS encoding lysis protein, translating to MNYLLKIMAIVILCLGIGSIWLIDKNKSLKQEYNNINQSLIQQIAENKDYQLRISQLNQLDNRHLQELVHAKKEIDQLRDISERTPERVYIKAECPKISANSTAGLVDASTARPTDTAIRNYWVLRERIAQSEHIILGLQDYIRQECIN from the coding sequence ATGAATTATTTATTAAAGATAATGGCAATAGTGATTTTATGCCTAGGTATAGGATCGATTTGGTTAATTGATAAAAATAAATCCTTGAAACAGGAATACAATAATATTAATCAATCTCTTATTCAACAGATTGCAGAGAATAAAGATTATCAATTAAGAATAAGTCAGCTTAATCAACTTGATAATCGTCATTTACAGGAACTTGTGCATGCAAAAAAAGAAATTGATCAGTTGCGTGATATTAGTGAACGTACTCCTGAGCGGGTGTATATCAAAGCAGAATGCCCCAAAATATCAGCCAATTCCACCGCCGGCTTGGTTGATGCAAGCACCGCCAGACCTACTGACACCGCTATCCGAAATTATTGGGTACTCAGAGAACGAATTGCGCAATCAGAACATATCATTTTAGGTTTACAAGATTATATTCGGCAAGAGTGTATTAATTAA
- a CDS encoding structural protein, producing MAKIARGERNNNPGNIRHGSKWQGLSIEQTDKDFCQFISPEYGIRAIYKLLQTYQKKYGLNTIKTIINRYAPPNENNTVGYISRASKEIGIEADNPINTQLKNVAIPLAVAIVNIELGYQPYSEKVFEDAWLLL from the coding sequence ATGGCTAAAATAGCACGAGGTGAGCGTAATAATAACCCCGGTAATATCCGGCACGGTTCGAAATGGCAAGGATTATCCATAGAGCAAACCGATAAAGATTTTTGCCAATTTATTTCACCTGAATATGGAATACGAGCCATCTACAAATTATTACAAACGTACCAAAAAAAATATGGGTTAAATACCATTAAAACAATTATCAATCGTTATGCTCCACCTAACGAAAATAATACGGTAGGCTATATTAGTCGAGCATCAAAAGAAATTGGTATTGAGGCTGATAATCCAATTAATACACAATTAAAAAATGTCGCTATTCCTTTAGCAGTAGCGATTGTTAATATTGAACTTGGCTATCAACCTTATTCAGAAAAAGTTTTTGAAGATGCTTGGTTGTTATTATGA
- a CDS encoding phage holin, lambda family has protein sequence MKENPDLWEQIFIALSSMKEQGISASLAGGMAILRGLYNGGGWKKTSIDGLMCAMFAWFIKDILILFNINHEFAYLASVFIGYVGVDSVSKLLKGRAGVKNG, from the coding sequence ATGAAAGAAAATCCAGATCTATGGGAACAGATATTTATTGCCCTTTCTTCAATGAAAGAGCAAGGAATATCAGCCTCTCTTGCTGGAGGAATGGCTATTCTTCGAGGTTTATATAACGGCGGAGGATGGAAAAAAACCTCTATAGATGGGCTGATGTGTGCAATGTTTGCTTGGTTTATTAAAGATATTCTAATTTTATTTAATATTAATCATGAGTTTGCTTACTTAGCCAGTGTGTTTATTGGTTATGTCGGAGTAGATTCCGTGAGTAAACTCCTTAAAGGAAGAGCAGGAGTTAAAAATGGCTAA
- a CDS encoding antitermination protein has protein sequence MRLADLPKYFSPKSIVLSDVRTVKAVDSLSVTDVMTSISLVTRKGRMGIELFLAKHSINHPSEAIESLYQYALTQAYQYKAIDKLNEDVKVNVLHIIANYAFQDYARSAASQKACPDCSNGFIEVDVFTTKSYTSKSVKELERNFKNELKVKPQNKTSYREVRETTRVVCPTCKGKAEIRLACRCHGRGQVLDKKESEKQGMSVFKPCNQCSGRGYPRLKFSEVLEQVQMVVSVSKTVAYSNYKPLFEHLVEECFKEESLSEKILQEVTIR, from the coding sequence ATGAGACTAGCAGACTTACCTAAATATTTTTCACCAAAAAGCATTGTATTAAGTGATGTAAGAACAGTGAAGGCAGTAGATTCACTGTCAGTGACTGATGTGATGACATCAATTAGTTTAGTAACTCGAAAAGGGCGAATGGGCATAGAGTTATTTTTAGCTAAACATAGTATTAATCATCCCAGTGAAGCAATAGAAAGCCTTTATCAATATGCACTAACTCAGGCTTATCAATATAAAGCCATTGATAAACTTAATGAAGATGTGAAAGTTAATGTTTTACACATTATTGCTAATTATGCTTTCCAAGATTACGCAAGAAGTGCCGCAAGTCAGAAAGCGTGTCCTGATTGCAGTAATGGATTTATTGAAGTTGACGTTTTTACTACAAAAAGCTACACCTCAAAATCTGTTAAAGAGCTTGAGCGAAATTTTAAAAATGAGCTTAAAGTTAAACCCCAAAATAAAACTTCTTACCGTGAAGTAAGAGAAACAACTCGAGTGGTTTGCCCTACATGTAAGGGGAAAGCTGAAATTCGTTTAGCATGTCGTTGCCATGGACGTGGTCAAGTTTTAGATAAAAAAGAGAGTGAAAAGCAAGGTATGTCTGTTTTCAAACCTTGTAATCAATGTTCAGGACGCGGATATCCTCGTTTAAAATTCAGCGAAGTATTAGAGCAAGTACAAATGGTGGTGAGTGTTTCTAAAACTGTTGCGTACAGTAACTACAAGCCGTTATTTGAACATTTAGTTGAAGAATGCTTTAAAGAAGAGTCCTTATCAGAAAAAATTCTGCAAGAAGTGACCATTAGGTAA
- a CDS encoding LexA family transcriptional regulator, with product MVKNDNKTEFTKRLQEACLDSGIAGRGLGKRITDALAEQGIKVSAPAVWKWLNNESIPDPTNILALSRWLDVRAEWLEYGRGAKRNDGVSVNEMTPVDDWDNNTPIERDEVEIPFYTTIELAAGFGSCTTDNQKVELLRFSRSTFNRYGVQPSDAVAFKVHGDSMSPVIPDGSIVTISTGHTKIVDGGIYAIQQGDLLRVKILHRLPNNTIIIRSYNTIDYPDERSTLEEVKILGRVFNWSVMGW from the coding sequence ATGGTTAAAAATGATAATAAAACGGAGTTCACAAAAAGGCTTCAAGAAGCTTGCTTAGATTCAGGGATTGCAGGACGTGGATTAGGTAAAAGAATTACAGATGCACTCGCTGAGCAAGGTATAAAAGTCAGTGCTCCAGCTGTATGGAAATGGCTGAACAATGAGTCAATTCCTGATCCAACAAATATCTTAGCATTAAGCCGATGGCTCGATGTTCGAGCAGAATGGTTAGAATATGGGCGAGGAGCAAAAAGAAACGATGGTGTTTCAGTAAATGAAATGACACCTGTTGATGATTGGGATAATAATACGCCGATAGAACGAGATGAAGTTGAGATCCCCTTCTATACTACTATTGAATTGGCTGCAGGTTTCGGAAGTTGTACCACTGATAATCAAAAGGTGGAATTATTGAGATTTTCTCGTTCTACATTTAATCGCTATGGCGTTCAACCTAGTGATGCCGTTGCTTTTAAAGTTCATGGTGACAGTATGTCCCCAGTTATTCCTGATGGTTCGATTGTCACTATCAGTACAGGACATACAAAAATTGTTGATGGTGGTATTTATGCTATTCAACAAGGCGATCTTTTGAGAGTTAAAATTTTACACCGACTCCCCAATAACACCATTATCATCCGTAGCTATAATACTATTGATTACCCAGATGAGCGTTCGACATTAGAAGAAGTGAAAATTTTGGGACGAGTATTTAATTGGTCTGTGATGGGGTGGTGA